TGCCCGGCTGATATTGGCAACGCTCTTTATTTCCTTTTCCATCCAGAGATGGCGGGGATAATCCAACTGCAACAGGCTGTTCTTGTCGATCTCTTCTTTGCGGATGGCATTGATCACCAATCTGCCGCCGGGCTGCAGTTTCCTGAGCGATTCGATGACGGGCTTCCACACCGGCGTAGTGTCGATGATGCAATCGAGTTGCTGCGGCGGGTCTTCGGCAATATCGTCAGCCCACGCTGCCCCCAACTCTCGTGCAAATCGCCTTTCCTTTTCGGATCTGGCGAAGACGAAGACGGGCGACCTTGGAAAACGGTGTCTGGCCATCTGCAAGACGAGATGAGCTGAAGCCCCGAATCCGGTCAACCCCAGTATCTGTCCATCCTTAAGGCCGGTGAGTTTCAATGATCGATAGCCTATGGCTCCGGCGCATAACAGGGGCGCCGCTTCCGAATCGGAAAAGACGGCGGGGATAGCGTGAAGGTAGCTTTCCGGCGCGATCATGTATTGGGCATATCCCCCATTTGTGTCTCGGCCGGTTGCCCTGAATTCAGGGCAAAGGTTTTCGTTTCCTTCCTGGCAGAACTTGCACTTGCCGCAGGCCGAATATATCCAGCCGATGCCAACCCTATCGCCGGGTTTGAAGGAACCGGCGCTGTTCGGGTTCTTTTCCACCCGGCCGATCACCTGATGTCCCAGTATCATCGGGAGCTTCGGCGGGGGTGTTCTTCCTTCGATTTCATCCAGCTCAGTATGGCAGACTCCGCATGACGAGACTCGCAACAGAAGCTCTCCCGCTTTTGGAACCGGAATCGGCACTTCGGTGAGTTCAAGCCGGTCTTCATTCTCCTTGAGGCTTCCGAGTCTTTTCAATAGCATCGCTTTCATGGTTTTCTTATCCTGCACTGGATTATGCCGTTTTGCAGGCGTCTTCTGGTGAGAGACAACGGACTGGGCTTTGCCATGCCGGTGTAACTGACCACCTCACCAAGATAAGGCAAGTTCATGGAAAGGGGAATACCTGCTGATATTTTACACCAAGCAAAGCCGCTGTGGAGCCATAATCCAGGAGGGTTCCGGAGTTCCCATTGATTTGAGAGAGATATCGGCGTCCGGCGAGAAAACCGGTGAATCCTTTTTGCAAAATTGGCTTCAGCTATTCTTCCAAAAAGGGCCCTCTTCCGTATGTCCGTACCTTCAAAAATGCCTTGACAATGCATAGCGACACGTGTATAATCCGAACAAAATCGCACGAAGGAGGTAGATATGGTAAAGGAAAAAGGAATGTGGCAAAAATTCATCTTTGTCTTCATGGCCCTGATACTGGTAGCCAGTATGGTGGTAATGGTGGCCTGTGATGATGACGAGGATGAGACGACTCCCCCCGCGAAGACAACTGCGGCACCACCACCGCCTACGACACCTGTGGCACCACCACCGCCTACGACACCTGTGGCACCACCACCGCCTACGACACCTGTGGCACCACCGCCTACGACACCTGCAGAGCTTTCCATCGAATCGTCCATTGGGGATTTGTTGGACAATCCGGATACTGAGGCCTTGTTGAGGCAATGTATTGGAGATGAGATAATTGACAATCCGCAGCTGTCGGCGGCCTTTGGGATGGACCTGCCGACCGTGGCTCCGATGAGCGGCGGAAAGATAACCGATGCCATGGTGCAATGCGTGAAAGACGGTTTGACGGCGATGGCTTCCGGTGGAGCCCCTGCGGCGACAACCCCAGCAGCAGGCGGTACGGGACTCGATGTTGATTCAACATTAGGGGCCCTGCTGGACAATGCGCAGACCAAAGCTGTATTGGATAAGTATATTGGCGACATACTGACGCAGTATGCTCCGCTGCTGGATGGTCAGAAGGCTAACGTCTTTTCCAAACTGCTTCCGAACTTGAAGGCCTTGGGAGTCACTGACGCCACGATTCAGAGCATGACTGCTGATTTGGCGGCCATTAAGTAATTCTGATCTAAGCAAGTTCAAAAGCGAACAGTAGATAGAAAAAGAAGCTCCGTCCTCAAGACGGAGCTTCTTTTTTGTTGCCAACCACGCAGCCTTTCAATCGGCTGTCAGTTTTCGTCTAGAACACCAGGAACTCTTTTTGCTCACCGAACACATTGCGCAACACGCCGCAGATTTCTCCGAGGGATGCATAAGCCTCAACACATTCGATAAACACCGGCATGGTGTTCTCGGTGCCTTTGGCCACTTGCTCTAGTTTTGCCAGAGACTGGGCCACTTTCTGGTTATCTCTCTCGCTTTTTACCTTAGCCAGACGCTTTTTCTGCTTTGCGGCTTCAGTAGCGTCAACCCGGATGATGTTCTCGATCTTTGGGGACGCGGAAACAAACTTGTTGAGGCCTACCACGATCTTCTCGCCGGTCTCGATATCTTTCTGGGCGCGGTAGGAACTCTCTTGAATCTCCCGCTGCTGATACCCCTTTTCGATGGCTGCCAGAGCCCCGCCAAGCTCATCGATCTTGTCCAGATACTGTTTGGCTTTCTCCTCCAGCGCAGTGGTCAGCGATTCAACCACATACGAACCGCCCAACGGGTCGACGGTATCGCCTATACAACCTTCATAGGCTGCAATCTGTTGCGTGCGCAGTGCAATGGTGACCGCATCCGCACTGGGGGTGGCATATGCCTCATCCCAAGAGTTGGTGTGGAGGGATTGAGTGCTGCCCAGCGCGGCCGCCATTGCCTGAATGGTCACTCGGACGATGTTGTTGATCGGCTGTTGAGCCGTTAGCGTATGGCCGCAAGTCTGAGTATGGAACCGCAGCATCATGGACTTTGGATTTTTGGCTTTGAATCGATCCTTCATGATCCTGGCCCACAGGCGGCGCGCCGCCCGGTATTTGGCCACTTCTTCCAGGAGGTTGGTGTTGGCTGCAAAGAAGAAGGAAAGTCTTCCGGCAAAATCATCGACATCCAATCCCGAGTCAATGGCCGCCTGCACGTAGGAAATGCCGTCTGCCAGGGTGAAGGCAATCTCCTGAGCGGCAGTTGAGCCTGCCTCTCGAATGTGATAGCCACTGATGCTGATGGTGTTCCATTTGGGAACATTATCGCGGCAGTACTGGAAGATATCGGTAATGAGTCTCATGGAAGGTTCGGGCGGGAAAATGTGAGTGCCGCGAGCTATATATTCCTTGAGAACATCATTTTGAATGGTTCCATCGAGTTTGGCTAAATCGACCCCCTGCTTTTTGGCGAGGGCGATATACATTGCCAGCAGGACAGGCGCGGTGGAGTTTATCGTCATCGAGGTGCTGACCTTGCCCAGCGGTATATCCTTGAAGAGGGTTTCGATGTCTGCCAGGGTATCAATGGGCACGCCTACCTTCCCGACTTCGCCTTCGGACATCGGGGCATCGGAATCATAGCCAATCTGGGTAGGAAGGTCGAAGGCAACGCTCAGACCGGTTTGTCCTTGCTCCAGAAGATAGCGATAGCGCTTGTTGGATTCCTCCGCCGAGGCAAAACCGGCATATTGCCGCATGGTCCACATTCGGCCCCGGTACATTGTCGGTTGCACACCGCGGGTGAACGGAAACTCGCCGGGATATCCCAAATCCCGGTTATAGTCGAATCCGCTCATATCATCCGGAGCATAAACATCGTCCAGCACTATGCCAGAAGTGGTTTTAAACTGTTCCTTCCATCCCTTGGATTTTTTCAAAGCCGGGTTGAGTGTTTTTTCGCGCCATTCCTTTTTATTGGTACTCATATTCACTAAATCCCCCTGTTCAAGATTGGCCATTCAAAGTTTATTCGATTTCATAGCAGGTGTCAAACACTATTGTAGCAGGCCTCAGCCCAAAAGGGCGCTGTTGCCACTGAATGGGTAACAGCGCCCTTTTTATCGAATCCTCTTATATAAGGTATATACGCTAAGCCTTGCCGGTTACTGACGATACGGACTTGGAATCGGGTATGCCGGTAGCGATAATGGTAAACCTGACTTTGTTTTGCATTTCCGGTTTCAAGCTCATGCCGAAGAAGATCGTCGCATCCTTGCTTACGGATTGAGCAATCCGTTTGCCTGCCGCATTCACCTCATTTAAAGTGAGTTTGGGGCCTGACTTGATGGTGAAGAGGATGCCCTTGGCGCCGGCAACGGAAAGATCAAGCATCGGGTTCCTGATGGCATTCTCGGCAGCCGCCAGGGCGGCATCTTTCCCGGCAGCCTCGCCGATTGTCATCAGTGCGTTGCCCGGCAACTCTAAGACAACCTTCACATCAGCAAGGTCAACATTGATCTCCCCCGGCTGATTGACGATCTCATTGACCACCAATATGCCTTCGGTCAAGCAACTATCGGCAATCTTGAAGGCTTCTTGCATGGTGGCATTGCTCGGAACCAGTTTGGTCATCATGTCATTGTTGATGAGGATCACGTTGTCTACATGATCGCGCAATTTAGAAAGGCCGCTGAGGGCAGTTTTCATTCTCTTGTGGCCTTCCCAGGAGAAGGGCAAAGTTACCATCGCAATGGTGAGAGCCCCCACTTTCTTGGCCATCTCAGCCACCACCGGGGCGGCGCCGGTGCCTGTGCCTCCGCCCAAGCCGGTAGTGATAAACACAATGTCGCTGCCCGATAACACCTGCTTGAGTGCGGCACGGTTAGACTCAGCTGCCTGCGCTCCAACTTCTGGTCGGCCCCCGGCGCCAAATCCCTTGGTCAGGAGTTCACCGATGGGGATGACGATGAGATTGTCTCCCTGAAGATTTTGAAGTGCCTTTGCGTCGGTGTTGACGCAAACAAAATTAATGCCGATGGGATGTTCTTCCATAAGGCGGGATACCGTGTTACAACCACCACCGCCTACCCCCACCACGGTCATATTTGCTACGCCAAATTTACCCTTAACAAACCCGGCTGGTTTTTTTGGTTTGGAGGGTTTCTTCTTCTTGGCTTTTGGCGCTGCAGCTTTCACTTCATCTTCTGCCATCTATTCCTCCTCTATCGGCTTTGCCGAGGTTGCGCTTTCGTCTGCTTCTCGGTGTGAATGGAGGGCGAGGATTTGGCGACATGACGAATTTGCGCGGACTTTATATTGTTCCAATCTTATCATCCCAAATTGTGAGGGTCAATCTTTTCCCGGAACCTGTGGCGGCCAGATTCAGGCGCTCACCTCTTGCACATTCTTCATGAGGGGCTCCGGCAGTGGGCAATCAGGCCATCAGTCCCAAGGGGAAAGGCTTTCCATAGCCGGTCATTGACAGGTCTATGCGAGGGACGCTAATATTATGCTGGTTTGCTATTAATAAGGAGAGAAATGTCTCTAGAAAAGATCGACCCCGAAATCGCCAGTATCATCAAAAAAGAAGAAAACCGCCAGTGCAACAACATCAATCTCATTGCCTCTGAGAACTACACCAGCAAAGCCGTTCTTCAGGCTCAGGCATCCGTCCTCACCAACAAATATGCCGAGGGCTATCCCGGCAAGCGGTACTATGGCGGCTGTCAGTTTGTGGATCAGGCGGAGGCTCTTGCTATCAAGCGCGCCAAGGAACTTTTCAAGAGCGAATATGTCAATGTTCAACCTTACAGCGGCGCCATAGCCAATATGGCTGCCTATATGACGCTGATCAATTACGGCGATACCATCATGGGCATGGAGTTGGCTCACGGAGGGCACCTTACCCACGGCAGTCCGGTCAGCTTTTCCGGCAGGTTCTTCAAGGTGGTTTCGTACGGTATTGATAAGGAAACCGGCCGGATAAACTACGATGAAGTGGAAAAATCCGCTTTGAAGAATATGCCCAAGCTAATCGTGGTCGGATCGAGTTCGTATCCCCGAATCCTGGACTATGAACGCTTTCGCCGGATTGCTGATAAAGTCAATGCTAAGCTCTTTGTGGATATGGCGCATGAAGCGGGCATGATCGCTGCCGGAGTCCACCCCACTCCCGTACCTTATGCTGATATCGTCACTTTCACCACCCACAAGAGCTTGAGAGGGCCGCGCGGAGGGTTAATCTTATGCCGTGAGCAGTATGGTGCTATGGCGGATAAATGGGTTTTCCCCGGCCTTCAGGGCGGACCGTTCATGCATATCATTGCCGCTAAGGCTGTTTGTTTCCTGGAAGCGAGCACGCCGGAGTTCGTTGCTTACCAGAAATCCGTTATGGAGAACGCCAAGGTTCTGGCGGATGAACTAATGGCGCAGGGGTTAAAGCTGGTCACTGGCGGCACGGATAACCATCGAGTCTTGGTCGATCTCACTTCGACCACGGTGACAGGCAAAATGGCTGAGGCGGCTTTAGGGGAAGTCAATATTGTTGTCAACAAGAATGCGATTCCGTTTGATCCCAAGCCTCCGTTTACCACCAGCGGGATCAGGTTGGGCACCCCGGCGGTGACCTCCCGAGGGTTTGGCCTGAATGAAATGAGAAAGATCGCTCAGTTCATCGCCAAGGTGATCTCCAACATCGGCGATGAAAAGGTCTATCGGCAGGTGCGCCAGGAGGTCGATGAGATCAATCGGCGGTTCCCAACGCCCGGAATTACGGCGTAAATCGTTCCGGTAAAGAGCGACAAAAAAAGTCTCCCACATCTCGATGCGGGAGACTTTTTTTATAAGAAGCATCTGATCAGGTGGTGCGGGATAAATTGGGTGTTGGGGAGCGCCGATTCAGATATTCCTTAAGATTCCAGATCGAAGGCCGTGTGGAGGGCGCTTGCCGCTTGGGCAACTTTGCCTGCATCGATGATGCAGGTGATCTTAATCTCCGATGTCGATATCATCTGAATGTTGATCCCTTCATCGGCCAGGGCTTTGAACATTCGGGCGGCATATCCGGGGGTTGTCTGCATCCCGGATCCGACCACGCTGATCTTGCCTACGTTCGTATCGCTGACGCAATCCAAGGCGTTAATGGATTCCGCTACCGGTTTGACCACTTTCATGGCTTTGTTTAAATCGACTTGGCCGACGGTGAAGGTCAGATCGGTGGTGCCCTTGATGGAAACGTTCTGAACGATCGTATCCACACTGATTCCTTGATCGGCTAACGCCTGAAAAATGGCGCCGGCCACCCCCGGTTCATCCGGCACTCCCACCACGGTCACCTTGGCCACATTGATATCGTGAGCGATACCGCTAACTTTATTTCGCACTTCCATCGGAATGCCCCCATGAATCAGAGTGCCTGGGTTATCATTGAGAGAGGATGCCACCAGGATGGGCATCCCATAGATCCAGCCGAGCTCTACTGCCCTGCTGTGCATCACTTTAGCTCCTACCGAAGCCATTTCCAGCATTTCCTCATATCCGATCTCTTCCAGCTTTCGAGCGTTCGGTACGATTCTCGGATCGGCGGTGTAGACGCCATCGACGTCAGTGTAAATATTGCATTGTTTAGCTTTCAGGCTGATGGCCAGAGCCACTGCCGTGGTATCCGATCCTCCCCGTCCCAGTGTGGTGATATCGAGATCCTGATTGATCCCCTGAAAACCGGCCACCACCACGATGTTGCCGTTTTTGATCTCCCTCTTCATCCGGGCGGGAGTGACTCCCGTAATCCGGGCTCTGCTGTGAGAGGAATCCGTCCGAACACCCGCCTGAGGGCCTGTTAGGCTGATGGCATTATGTCCCATCGCTTTGATCGCCAGCGCCATCAATGAACAGGAGACCATTTCTCCGGTGGCCAGCAGCCGGTCAAGTTCTCGCTCATCCGGCTGATCGCTGAGTTGTTTGGCCAGGGCAATGAGGTTATCCGTTGTCTTTCCCATCGCGGAGACCACCACCACCACATCATTTCCCGCCTCCTTGACGCGGATGATCCTCCGGGCAACGTTCTTGATCTTCTCGGCATCGGCGACCGAGCTTCCGCCGTATTTCTGGACTATGATCGACATCTTGCTATCCTGGGGCGAGTTTTAGAGTTGCTCCTAATGGCATCCATTTGCCCTAGCCAAGTATAGCACCCACATATTTGGGGTTCAATCATTTTTGCTGATATCCCTGAGGCTGATACATAACAACCGGACGATTGCATCGAGAAGCCCTCTTTACATTTTATACCCAATGATACCAAAACTTTACCGTTCGCTAACTTTCCGTCAACCGAAGTTTTGACCTTTGCCTGTTAGTGTGAATCTAGACGGACTTGCGCTTTTGTAAATCGGTGGGTTTTCCTGAAGAGAATTCGGGAGGACGCAAAAAGGGGGGATGAAAAATGGTGAACACTGCAGTTACTTTTGGCGTCATCGCGATAGTCGTCGCTTTCTTATTCAGTCTGCTGGCGGCATTTCCCCTGAGCAGCGGTGCCCTCGACATGGCCAATCCTACGGGCGATGGTGAAAGCACCCCTCAGGGAATCGATGGTGTGGAAGGCGTGGGCGACATGCTGCTATTCAGCTACAACGATATCATCACGGATATTGCCTCGTTCCAGGATAATCCCGACCTTGCCCGAGCCGAGGCCCGAAAGAATGCTTTCATTGGTCTTGCCCAGAATCTCGGCGGGCAATACAAAGACTTCTCCCAGACGCTTCGCGGCGATATGGACGAACTGATAGCTGAGGCTGATAGCGAGAGCGACTCATGAAGCCCATCTCAACGGCGCGTATCTGGCGGTTTGGTTTTTGAAGATGAACGCACCACCGTCTGCAACAGGTGGGAGACGGCGCCATTAGGCTTTATGGACTAGACTTCCAGTCCGTTTGCTTCAGTTTCCGAGGCGGCTGGTCCTTCACTCGGTGGCCACCACCCCCACATGCTTGCAGTTCCGCATTTGCTGCAGGTGACTTGGCTGGCAACAAGGCCTTCCGAGCCACAGCATTCGCACCTGAAAGCTTTCTGGATGCCGTAGCCGAGGGTGCGATGGAGATCTGTTGAGATACTCTCCAGGCGATTCCTGATCTCCAGGATGTCTCTCTCATTGGACTGTATCTCTTGCGGGAGTGATTCGACGGAGGCGTTCACATTTGCCAGATTCCCCTCCAGTTGACTGATCCTATCCTCGAACCCCTCATTTCCAGTCGTCTTTCCTGAATGGTCAGAGCTTACTTGCTCCAGCCGGCTTTCCAGTCGGTCAATGGAAACCCTGAGTGAACCGAGGACATCCTTGAAATCCTCTGAGAGGACTTGCGTGTCACCGCTGACTTTCGCCAGCCCTGTCTCCACCTGAGCGATTTTCCCTGAGGCTGCTTCCACTTGGGCAAGGCGCTTTGCCATGTCATCAACTGCATTTCGCAGAGAGCCAAGAGAGGCCAGAACAGGGCCATCTTGAGCATCGTTCGGTTTGTTGTGGCGGCGGAATATCCTCCGCAATCGACCCGACTTCCGTTTCGACTCCCCTTTCGGCATATCCTTCGCATTATCCAGAGGTGTAGCCGCTTCTTCGTTTGCTGGTGTGGCCGACTCTTTGTCCTTCTCCTCCGATGCCTTCTGGCGGCGGCGGAAGATACTCCGTAATCGACCGGATTTCAGTTTTGAGTCTTCTTTTGGCGTCTCTTTCACATCACCCAGAGGTGTAGCGACCGCTTCGTTTGCTGGTGTGGCCGACTCTTTGTCTTCCTCCAATGCCTTCTGACTCCGCCGGACTACCTTCAACAGCCGTCCCACCAGCCTTCGTAGCGGCGGGCTGGTATCGTAGACCGCCACTGACAACAATAGCGTCACCACGAAGAGAGCGGCAAGTACGACAGTGCTTTCCATTGCTTATCCTTGGCTTATTCAGAGATACGACTATCTGCTTGATACCGTGGCGTTCTTGACCACTACCTCAAAGATTTTCGATTCCCGGTTGGTAATCGGGTTGGCGACGAAGTTAAGATACTGCGTTGGTTCAAGTTTGCCCCCATCTGCAAATCGTCCATCGCTGCCTTCCCAGATCGTATCCCCGTTTCCATCTTTCACACGGTAGACAATGTCCTGGAACCGAACTGTCTTGTTTGAGATATTTCGGATTCGGCCTTGAACCAACGAAACAGACCATGCCTGTCCCGTCACGCCATCCCAATCAACTTTCAATTCAGGCGGTCCAATGAAAACCGCCTCAAGTTCTGTCCCGCTACCCCTGACTATGCCGATTGCCCCCTTGCTCTGGTTTGGATCGTTGCGGATCATGAAACCCACCGACGCACCCATCACCACGATCACCAGAATGCAGATTGCGATCTTGGTTCTGGTCAGTGCTCTTCGCTGTGCCCTTTCGCCGATAGTTTCATGCATGTCGCTCGATTAGCCTGTCCAGAGGGTCAACTTAGCTTCTGCAGAGATATTTCCATGCGCTCCGAAATAGCGGAGATGTTTACATTGACGTCCTCGATCTTGTAGGTCATGTCTTGCACTGATTCGGCAGACTTCTCCACCTGCTGAGCCACAATGCCGAAACCGTTGAACCCGCTTCTGCTTGAGAAGGTGCTCTGTCTAACACCATCTGGCTCGTAACCATTTCTAGTACACTTCCTTTCTTACCTGAGGAATCTGTGATTAGCTAGCCGGCAGGTCTCTCTTTTTGTGCTGTGAGGCATGCCTGCATTCACAGCTCTCTCTGTTTATCCCGTTCAAAGTTCAGCCTATCACGAGCGCAGGCAACAATAAATGGAGCACTCACTAATCTCGTCTGAAGGCAAGCACTCAATAGTATTAAGGGTTTTCCCGGAGTGATTGTGGTCGTAAGGATACAGAGATATCAGGGCTGAAGCAGAATCCCAATTCGCCGGGCGCCCCGGCAGTTGCGGTGACTTTTGGCGTGCTGTAAATGATATCAATTTTGCTCGTAGCGTCAGGCTATTTTTGTTCAGTGATATCCTTCGAGCTCCCCAATGTCGCTAAATGCCCATTGTAGGTGATAGAAGTAACCGTCTCATAGAACCATCGGATTTCCCCATCCTTGGTGATCCCCCGAAATTCATAGCCAGAGGAGCGCTTCCCTTTCAGTATGTCGATTGCGCTTTTTCTGACCATTTCCTTGTCCTCCGGATGAACACGGCTGATGGGATCGATATCCAGGAGTTCTCCTTCTGTAAAGCCGATATCTTGCTGGAACCGGGGATTGGCAAACCTGAATCGTCTTCCCTGGACGATATACGTGCCAACCGGCGAGTTATGAGCCTTGGCTTCGTATACATCGTTTAGCTTCCATTTGTTGGGAGTAGAGTTCATGATAAGCACAGCTGTTCTGTGGTTCCTGTCGGAATCCTGGAAATGGGTCACCATAACCTCGGCCATGAATATCCTGCCCTTCCTTGTCTTGACCGGGCACTTTTCATTCATGGTGCGAACGCCACAGGGATGTCGCCCAAGAGCGGCATCAAAGAGTGAAAACTCCTTCGGCAATCCGGCAGGTATAATGTCTGTCAAGCTCTTTTCCAGCATCCCCTTTTGGCTGTACCCCAACATCCTCAGGGCAACTCCGTTGCAACCGATAATTTTCCCTTCCGTATCTGCCCAGACGAGGGCATCCGAAAAGCTGTTCAAGAGCATGGCAAGGGAATCTTTCCGGGCGCTTATAGGGTTATTTATGACGATTGATTTTGGCATATCTCTCCATTATTGATGGTTGGCTCGCCCGTTATGCTATTTGGTCAGCAGCGTAACGGGCTAATTACAGTGGTTTCTTGTGGTACTAATCTTGCCACCCTGAACCCATCATTAATAGGGGGTAAATATGTGTTTTGGGAGGGGTTTTCACCCATTTCTATCTTGGGGTCTGCCATAACACCATGGCGCACGAGTGTGGGACCGAAAAGCAGAAAAGAGGGGGAGGGATGGTTCTCAGTGAGATCGACCTGGTCCAGCCCTTAAACCTGTTTTGGGACCGAAAAATAGAAGCTGCTTCCTTCGCCCAGCTTGCTCTTAACCCAGATTCTCCCGCCATGCAACTCCACAACAGTTTTGGCGAAGAGCAACCCCAACCCTTTGCCGCCGGCACGGCGCACTGTTTCGCTATCAGCCTGGTAGAACCCATCGAAGATCAACGTCTGATCCTCCTCGGAGATGCCGATACCCTGGTCGCGCACTTCAAAAATCACTTCTGCGGTCTCGTCGCTGATCACAATATCAATGGGGGATCGGGGCGGCGAGAAGTTGCCGGCGTTGGTGAGCAGGTTGACCAGCACTTGCTTGATGCGATATTTATCTGCCCACATGGACGAGACGGATGGATCAATCGAGATGTTCACTGATTGAGTTTTTCTGGCGGTGAGGGGCGATACGGATTCGACGGCCTCATTGACCAGTTTTCGACAATCAGCTTTTCCGCGCACAATCTGCATCTCTCCCGTCAGCACCTCGGCGATCGGGTAAATATCATCAGCAACCCCTACCAGCCTGGCGGTGGCTCGGACTATGTTCCCGATAAGTCTCTGCTGGGTTTCAAAGTTCAATGCATTGATATCGGATTCCTGCAAGAGCCTGGAGGAGGATCTCAGTGAGGTGAGAGGAGTTTTCAGTTCGTGGGATAGAATATAGAGAATTCGGGATTTGAGATGACTCAGCCTGGCCAATTCCGCTACGTTCTTCATTTCCACAGCGCCAAGCCGCGCCCTCTCCAGTGAAATCGTTACCTGGTGAGCGAAGACCAGCACAATTCGTTTCTCTGAATCTGAGAGTGCCTTGCCGGAGGTTCTACCGAAGACCATAACACCAAATTCCCTATCGGGTAACGCCAGCGGCAGTAGATTGATGCCGGCCATTCCGAGCTCTGTGATCACGGTTTCCAGGAGCGGGTCACCCTTCGCCAGGTCTTTGAAAATAGTGAGATCATCCAGGAACAAGGTTTCCCTTTCCCTGAGCACCTTCTCTAACAGGCCGCCGTCTTTGGTCAATTCAATCTTCCGGTGGCTCAGGGAATTCGTCAGTCCTTGATCGTCGTCTTCCGGCCCCTGCCCTTTCTTCGGGCTAACGAACACTCTGGCCTCCAGGCTGTTGCCATCTTCGTCAGCCATCAATATCCAAACCAAATCGCTGGCCAGGATTTCCCGAATGCTGTTGGCGGCGATTCGCAGAATTTCTTCAGCGGATAATGCACTTGCCAGAGCCGTTCCTGCGGCCTGCAATTTCCTTAGCAGGCCGTGCTCTGCCCGAAGACTTTCGCTCATTTGCAGATTGCGGACCATTGTATTAAATGAGATAGCCAGGCGGCGGACTTCTCTGGTTCCGGAAACCGGTGCTCGATAGGTGAAATCGCCGGAGCCGACTTGTTCGGCCCCGATCGAAAGAATATGAAACGGCTTTGTGGTCCTTTGGATGAGCAAGGCGCTAACTATGAGGAATAGAATAAATCCGCCAGCTATGCCGATTAAGCCCTTTCTCAAGGCGTCCCGCATCGGGGCAAAGGCCTCATCGGTAGTCTGGCTCGTGATTATGTGCCAGACGTGTTCTCCCAGGTATGGAGAAATATCGAGAGTAGCTTTTGCCGCCAGCACCTTGTCTCCCTCATTGTTTTTATATTCAAATAGCTCAATGCTGCCGGGATATTGTGTTGTCCGAATGTTCTTCCGGGCATAAGTGAACTGGGCGGTCAGTTCGCCGTGATCGGGATTGGGAATGGTAATGAATGTGTAGCTCTCATCAACAATGCTGGTCCATCCGGTTTCACCCAGCGTGGCAGTTTCAGTGATCGCCCAAATAGTATTCATCTCCATCTGTGCGACAATGACTGCGGTAACGTTTTGGAGAACATCCTTTACCGGAGCCGCGTATTCCATGGCGAGCTTGGGGGTGTTCAACACGCCATGAGGTGGAGAGACCGAGATATTACCCGCGACAGCTTCTCTAAACCAATCCTGCCCACTCCAATCGCCCTGGTAGTCTTGGTCCGAGGAGATAATCATGTTGCCATCAGGATCAACGAGTGCAATATCCGTGAACCTTTTGTTTATAATATCATTTA
The Dehalococcoidia bacterium DNA segment above includes these coding regions:
- a CDS encoding aspartate kinase, which encodes MSIIVQKYGGSSVADAEKIKNVARRIIRVKEAGNDVVVVVSAMGKTTDNLIALAKQLSDQPDERELDRLLATGEMVSCSLMALAIKAMGHNAISLTGPQAGVRTDSSHSRARITGVTPARMKREIKNGNIVVVAGFQGINQDLDITTLGRGGSDTTAVALAISLKAKQCNIYTDVDGVYTADPRIVPNARKLEEIGYEEMLEMASVGAKVMHSRAVELGWIYGMPILVASSLNDNPGTLIHGGIPMEVRNKVSGIAHDINVAKVTVVGVPDEPGVAGAIFQALADQGISVDTIVQNVSIKGTTDLTFTVGQVDLNKAMKVVKPVAESINALDCVSDTNVGKISVVGSGMQTTPGYAARMFKALADEGINIQMISTSEIKITCIIDAGKVAQAASALHTAFDLES
- a CDS encoding PAS domain-containing protein, producing MPKSIVINNPISARKDSLAMLLNSFSDALVWADTEGKIIGCNGVALRMLGYSQKGMLEKSLTDIIPAGLPKEFSLFDAALGRHPCGVRTMNEKCPVKTRKGRIFMAEVMVTHFQDSDRNHRTAVLIMNSTPNKWKLNDVYEAKAHNSPVGTYIVQGRRFRFANPRFQQDIGFTEGELLDIDPISRVHPEDKEMVRKSAIDILKGKRSSGYEFRGITKDGEIRWFYETVTSITYNGHLATLGSSKDITEQK
- a CDS encoding ATP-binding protein, whose protein sequence is MNTLRQRLKRLIERQTLAATIILIFLLVFIPMAVMVSWYSTSETHKSLRKASESNLENLSSQVGAEVERVLIRSYQDMETLAKNPIIRSDTASAEDKLAEITTVNDIINKRFTDIALVDPDGNMIISSDQDYQGDWSGQDWFREAVAGNISVSPPHGVLNTPKLAMEYAAPVKDVLQNVTAVIVAQMEMNTIWAITETATLGETGWTSIVDESYTFITIPNPDHGELTAQFTYARKNIRTTQYPGSIELFEYKNNEGDKVLAAKATLDISPYLGEHVWHIITSQTTDEAFAPMRDALRKGLIGIAGGFILFLIVSALLIQRTTKPFHILSIGAEQVGSGDFTYRAPVSGTREVRRLAISFNTMVRNLQMSESLRAEHGLLRKLQAAGTALASALSAEEILRIAANSIREILASDLVWILMADEDGNSLEARVFVSPKKGQGPEDDDQGLTNSLSHRKIELTKDGGLLEKVLRERETLFLDDLTIFKDLAKGDPLLETVITELGMAGINLLPLALPDREFGVMVFGRTSGKALSDSEKRIVLVFAHQVTISLERARLGAVEMKNVAELARLSHLKSRILYILSHELKTPLTSLRSSSRLLQESDINALNFETQQRLIGNIVRATARLVGVADDIYPIAEVLTGEMQIVRGKADCRKLVNEAVESVSPLTARKTQSVNISIDPSVSSMWADKYRIKQVLVNLLTNAGNFSPPRSPIDIVISDETAEVIFEVRDQGIGISEEDQTLIFDGFYQADSETVRRAGGKGLGLLFAKTVVELHGGRIWVKSKLGEGSSFYFSVPKQV